The DNA region TTGCATCAACAACTAATGAACATGTAAATTTATAGATATTGAATCCGGTGATTGTGGGCAATGGGGGCAGCAAGTAATCTACTAAAGGCTTCCAAGGCAAGTCCCACTTCTTGCAGTGTAGAGTGCATAGACGAAATGGGATCAACGGAGCTATTACTGGAAATGGAGTCATCGGTAGGGAAGATACAAAGTGGTAAGGAGAATAAAGGGCAACCGTGAGGAGGAACGTGCGCCGAGATCACAATGTAAGTGGCAGCACTAACAAAATAGGTAACGGAGTTACAGTACAAAATCTTAATTCTCCGATCCACGTTAAACTTAACGTGACAAATTCTAACTTCTCCGTTAATACCTTGAGATACGTGAAATCACGTTTGCGTTGGCTCTAACGCCAAAACAAACATACACTTAATAAGCATATCATAGTCTCACAGTTTGCGCTATTTAAGCATGCAACCTTGCATGTAAAATTGTAAATACAATTAACTAAAAACCTCTGGAAATGAGTAAAACATCACTCTGGAAAATGAAGAATGACAGTTACATCTTACATGGTGTTCTTGACATTCTCAACTGAACTCTATTGAACAAAAGTTACCCTAACTCAACCAGAGTTACATAGGTAAGAACACAAGCTATATATATTGGGAAAACACTCACCCGTCCACTGATTTCTGGGACGCACGACTTCTCTTTTCCTCAATACCAGATTGGGAAAATCTTTGCCGAAGAACCTGCAAAACATCTTCCATTTTGACATCTTTCCGTGCCATCAAAACCATGGCATGGTACAGTACATCAGCCATCTCTGAAGCAGTACGCGACTTGTCCTCATTACTCTCTAGTGTTTGACACAACTCATTTGCCTCTTCTCTGCAAGTAGAAAGATAAAGTTACAATCTGAAGTCATAGAGATAACAAGCTTTTACTCCAAATGTTTTCTTCAAGCAAAGTGAATCATAAGAAAATTAGTATTTTAAACAAAAGGTTCAGCACAGAGGCAATTGTATCAGCTAAAAGGCTTAGCAATAACTGAAGCATGGACAACATGGATTTTTCGGGGGAAGAAAAGGGGGAAAAGGTTTGTTACTTATATTCAAACTGAACAGAAGAACATGCCAATATATACGCAACCTGATTTTAGAGCACAACAACTCATCATTAAGCAATAATCGCTTTGTCCAAGAAGGCTTTCCATTTTCTACTTCTGCTAACTCTGCTTTGCGCTGGGATATTGTAGACTCTAAGTCATACAAAGAAGTTAATGCCAATTTATTTCCATCAGCCTGTAGAAAAAAACCCAAATAAATTTGAATATTGCAGACTGTATTTGAAACAAAACAAGCCAATAACATGCTTGTTTGAATCAATTTAAACTAACCACTTGTTCTTTTAACAAGTCAAAGACTGATGTATAGTAGCATGTTTCTGCTCCTGTGTGGCAGGTAGGCCCATCAGGTTTTCCAAGGTATATTATCTGAGAAACCAGGGGGAAAAAGTAATCAAGGTTCCATATGATACTAATgcaaagaagaaaaggaaaacacTTATAATTCCATCGGGAGAGAAGGCAAGAGCTTACGGAATCGCGATCACAATCAAGAAAGACATCATGAACATTGATAAAATTATTAGAGGTCTCTCCTTTCGTCCACAATGCTGATCGTGACCGGCTATAGAATGTGGCCTTGCGAGAAGATATGGTTGTAACCACTGCTTCTCTATTTGCAAAGCCTTGCATTAGGATGGCTCCTGTGTCAACATTCTGAGCTATTGCCACAGCCAAACCTTTATCATCCCATTTTAAACTGTCCAGAAATGAGTCTACCTGACAAAAGTTTGAACTTTTTAAAGTgaaataaaaaatcagaaataaCATTAAAATAAGGAAGAAATGAAAACAACAATTGCCAAGAAATTTCATAAGCAACACAAAGGATGAGCTTTCCTTTTAGTATCAACAACACATTTACAATCACCATAAAAGTGCAAAAGAATTTCCGAACTTAATCCCATGGAACTAAATTATTACGTAATTTCAACCcagaaatataaataaaacttaCATGAGGTGCCCCAATTTCAAcccaaaaatataaatattacttACATGACCAGCTTCGCAATTTAATGTAAAGTGCAACTTTAGGatagaaaatcaaacaactaaaACAACACCCAAGGTTTGAAGATAGCAAAGCAGGCATTAATATTGTAGCTAAAGAAAAATGATTTGTTCAAAGACCAGAAAGAACTTTCAGTAAGTTCTGGTCTACCTCAGTTTTTAAGCCTCGTGATGAAGGAGCAGAAATTTCAAGTTGATTCTCGATCATGTGACCACCTCCATTTAGGAATTGttgaatatctattaagatttagtttataattagtcttgtctcattgagatatagtttagatttgtttctctatcttagattagtatatcttagattagtatctatttaaatagagatgatatctatttaaatagagataggtttagatatatttagtttctttttatctctttgttagtctatatatattgtagttttcagtcaagtattaatcaatgaaatacaagtattattttatcaaattcaagttggtatcagagcaagttTCGATCCTACCGCTGTGAGGGGGCTCCTCCCCCGTGAGccccctcatggtgactttccaaatccccgtgagccccctcatggtgactttccaaatctctttggatttatttttcatACTTTGCTTCTGCGCTTGTTAGTTCTAGCCGTTTTCTTACGGCCTCGTTTCTTTCTGATCATGGTTCCCTTTCTCTTGAAACCCTAGTGATTCTTGTCACGTTCTTGGCAGTCACTATTGGCGTTCAACACTGTCAACGTCTTTCCACCGCCGTTTTCCGAAGTTGCTCAAAACGGATCAGAAACACCTCCATCTTTTCCCTGAAGCGTCGCCGCCTGTATCTTGAGCAAGGTTGGTCCTTGAGTGGGCGAGTCTCATTGATTAGTGAACACTAAGAATCTGTGGTAGGAATATCTATGTCTCTCCCACGGTACCCCGTTCATACTTATCTGTTGCGGCGCAAGGAATGGAATACGAATTCTTTGTATGGCGTGGTCAATAATTCGAGATTGTACTGATTCAGTAATGTGGTCTTTGTATGGTCAATGGCTGGTATTATTTTAATGGAAGCAAGCGGCAGAGTTTGATTAAGGTCTCCAGTGGTGCAGCACCTTTGAATGCAGCGGATATTTATTACTTTGTCCAAACTTTCCTAATCTTGATTTCATACAAGATACGTGAATAATGAGGAAGCCACAATTTCAACAATAGATAAAGATGGTTATTGGAGATGTTTATTTCAATCAGGATGAGTATATACATACATCTGATCGCTATCTGATCGCTTGCAAGGTATTATCAAATACAAGGGCTTTCAGATTGCTCCTGCTGATTTAGAAGTTGTGTTAATTTTGCATCCTGAAGTAGTTGATGTTGCTGTTACAACTACCATGTATGAAGAAACTAGAGAGATACAAGGTGGCTCTTTGGTCCAGCCAAGTTCTCAATTAGTGAGTTGGGTTACTCTGGTAATATTTCTTCTGTTGAATGGATGTATGCATCTGATGTGCACTGCAACTCTTTCTTAGAGTCCAATATTGAAGCTGCTATTGTTTGAAAGGGAAAAGTCTTTACCTAATCGTTGGGAGTAGGCGGTGAAGGGAAATTTCAAGTCTCTACGATTTCTGATTACCGCATTGCATTGTGTGGCAGTAGCTTCTCTTCTcgagttaattatatttgttacaagctatgcatatgatatatatgctctagcttgaggggaagtgttgtgtgaatttctctctccgACAGCAGTGGCTTCTTGAGTTAAtaatatttgttacaagctatgcatatgacatatatgctctagcttgaggggaagtgttATTAGAGACTATGGTCAGCCACCACCGTCGGATTTCAAGCCACGCACCCTCACGTGCCTCCCATCTCTCTGCGTGTGAAGTCCACGCGCCGCTCTCTCCGCTGCTTTGTTATAGCTGGTCCTCTTTGTGTATCAGCTAGGTTTGGTTTTAAGGATCCTCTGTTTTGACGTGTGTTGTGTCGTCACAGTTGTGATCATCCGGTCGTCCTCTCCCTGTTTGGTTTGTGGGTTTGCTGTTTTGACCCTGTTTGAACGTTTCTCGTGCCATCTCTCATTGTTGGccaagtttggtttggtttggtttggtttagtttggtttggtttggtttggtttagagTTTTAACTCTGTTTTCACGCTCAGGTTCCGCATTGGATTTTGAGACTTGAGTTGTTGTTTGCGTCTCATTGTTCGAGATGCTCTTATTATACTGCTCTTAGCTgactttatgcaatttggttttgaaggtgacattgtcaccttcgtttgtttcgtctcgattgtttggttttctagttgtttggttttctggtttagggcttcagctgcgagTTGCGCTGGCCCACTCTCTAGTTGAGAGTTATTGGTTCTGGtttagggcttcagctgcgagtggcgctggcccactctctaatgtttgagagttgtctgtgtcaaagttgacaccattgtttgtcttagaagccatcaatcggtcgacctcaagtatgttttatttctgtgtggttgttgttggtgagttgttgcttcagccttgttttgttttcgggcgtattgttgctggtttttttcgcccttgtttgctggctcagctaccctacgacactccagaagaattggtttttgtcttgcatcaatttcagccagatcaagtatgagaagttgtcttttgccTGCCCATGAATTTAgcagaagttcaaaagattattCAATTTGAAGTATTAGAAGTTGTCTTTTGCTGCCATGGATTTACTCGAAGTTTGAAAGGTTATTCAATTCAGAGATTCACCAAGATCGTCATTATTAagggatatctattaagataatGTTCTTCTTGGGTTcgatttgttacaagcttaaagctaagtaagctttagcttgagggggagtgttgaatatctattaagatttagtttataattagtcttgtctcattgagatatagtttagatttgtttctctatcttagattagtatatcttagattagtatctatttaaatagagatgatatctatttaaatagagataggtttagatatatttagtttctttttatctctttgttagtctatatatattgtagttttcagtcaagtattaatcaatgaaatacaagtattattttatcaaattcaagtggAATAAGCATAACTACTTTGATAGATGCTAATGTAaccaattattttataaaatcaaaagcAGAGTAGATGATTGACCGAGATACTTGTACACAATCTAATTGTCAATTAAACATAATGCATAATCAAATTGCATGTCCACTACCACTACATCATGAATAATATGAAATCCTAAACAATGACCATCTGTAACAGATAGTGAACAAAGTGGTAATTCCTTTTAGATAGCATGCTTTGTGGTCTCTAACGCCTTATTTATATAATGACAACGATCTCTCAGTGACATGAATAACCAAGTGAGCGGAATGACAATGATCTCTCAGTAACATAAATAACCAGGTGAGCGGTAGTTTCATACAAAGACAAATCTATGCATGAATCTGGCTTCCGAttctaaaacaaaaaaacaatgcATTCACCGTACTACCTATTTCAAGGACGCAATCACAAAAATCATCATGAGAACCATCTTTTAACATCCAGACGAAGATCCACCCTAATAAGAAGAATGCACCATTAACTGGCCAATACAAAATCTTGATAAACTCCCAAACAGAGCCTTATGTAAATTGTAGATCAGTAAACAAAATTGAAACAAGCTAGTATTTTGTAATGCCCATTAAAAACATACCATCtgataatgaaaaataaaataaaacaaaggcaACCCACTTTTCCCCCTATTTTCTCAAGAACTCCCATTGCCAATTTCCCAAACAACATGCTAAGCAAAGCAATCAAATCATAGAAAAcacaatagtttttttttttatcagccaAATAATTGCATTAAGGGAGCACGAAGGGTGCCCCAACCCTTAAtacaaggaaagaaaaaaataagcaaACATAAAAGAACTAAAAGACTAGAGAAAAACTAGATAGAAAGAGTCACAATTTCAGCAACTAGAAAGAGTAATCATAGCATTCCAGACCAGCAACCATGATTGTAAGCTCAACACCAACACGCAGCAGCAAAACCCATTGCAATCAGCTACCAATAAACCAAAACACAAGCCTGGCTTCCTGTAAACCACTAGGCAACAGAGGGGAAATAGAGGGCAGCTAGCATCAGCAAGAAAACACAGTAGAACCAGCATAGAGCAGTGCAAAActctccacacaacccagattACAGTGCATCTAAGCAAACCAAAGGGCTCAAAGACCATTCATACACAGAATATAGGAAATACAATAGTTAGTTCACATTCAAGTACCTTGGGGTTTGATGTGTGCATAGAAGCGAAAACTAAGTGGTGGGTCTTGTAACTGCGTCTAGGATACTCATGACTGGAAAATGAGAGGTTGCATTTGTGGAAACCTCTGGCAGATTGAAGCATGTGAACGTAGGAAACAGCCATTGAATTGAAACACCACCTCTGACAACCACTTGCCTGTGCAATTGTAAGGAAACAAACAATGTTTTATTAGGAACCAATTCATAGAACCTCCAATAAGGGCGAACCCTCAACCCAGTTAACCCTAACACACATGGgccaaagacaaaaaaaaacccttaaattaaaaaaattaacctaTGCAGTCTGTCTACCTTTAAgatacaaataattttttaaaatttaaatattaggaATAAATGCAGAAAAATGTCTAGTCTAAACTCTAAAGATTTTGATGCAGAAAGCACTTTGATCTAAGGGACATAATAAGAATAACTATGAGCAAAGTGAAGGCAATAAAACCatgaattcaatttaaaattCAGGGGAAACATGTCAAAAGACCATAAATTTCTTTCAATTGCAGAGTCCTTCCTCTCCTACAGAAACTGTTATATACAATATTAAATCAAAATGCTGTCTAAACTGTAACCAATCTTAggcagaaaaaacaaaaactgtAACATCGAAATATTTTACAACCTATTATATATATTCACATGTTTTCCAGGTATGGGTACCCTAACCCTAGTGTGTATATATATTCACTTGTTTTACAAGCTTAAATTTAATTCATAGATAACCCATTTCTGAATGTGCTATAGGTAGAGGAAAATACTACCCAGTCCCAGTTAACTATAAGAATGCACCATTTGTGGTTTCATTTGCATTTACCTATGAGAATCCTTTATGCCTAGACAATGTAAACAGACCACAGTTTACTAAGCAGAGAAGCAAAGGCCAAAGAAACAAAATACCAAACAGGGGCAAGAGAAGACCAAAATCATACCGGTGGGAGGTGGAGGAGGGCTGGCTGCTGAAaccggcggcggcggcggacgACCTCCTGACGGCGCGGCGGATGAATTTCAGTGGAGTAGAGCCGATCTGAAGAGCCCCAACATCCAAAAGCGCAACAGGGAGAATGAGACACACAACCTTGGATGGTTatggggatttgggtttggcaccccaccctttaggctacgcgccccagcattttttttttattccaaaactacccatcggtaaatgatttgccgatgtcaaaataccaatcggtaaatgatttaccgttattgttcctcagtatgaacaccttcatcccattacccagaacacgaagaacaatatcggttaatAATTAACCGATTCTAATATTGTATCggtatatcatttaccgatttgTAATCTGTaagtttgatcaccttttcaccattactcctccctccaccaacccctccaccattactcctccctccaacaaccccccaccagccccccataactcgcccaaactaccttattctccattactccactcctccctcacatttcaccttcccaccaccaccaccatctccacatttccaccaccaccaccaccaacaccaccaccaccaagggaaagcttttaacttctggtaagtgttgttagctttggtactttatttatagttagtttaagtagttagttgttagtttaagtagttagtttagttagttaagttggtaatttaggctgctgaatcgtgaactgaatcggtaaatgatttaccgttatagtaccggaatttgatttaccgttatatggtcggttattgatttaccgtttttgttccagggatgacagagtcatttttctttggtgaatcacaattgatacatgctgctggattggaaaatgataatccagaggagcaaccatcactagctgaacctccgattatatctatagatgtctctcatttgtatcatactgatcaggtactcattgcacaaatttttgcatgctttgtttgctttgtttatgccttgttttatgccttatgccttgtttatcctgaaacagcgtttccctttgaaagatgatcttatgaaatgggttcgcgacatttctatggcaaataattttgttttggtgacaacaaagtctgatagtggtgcgaagggaagaaaagaatatgtcattctggggtgtgagaagcatggtgcgtatattccctacaaagaaccggatcttgttgaaggaacgtcaacacaaaagacaggttgtccttttaggctaaaaggacgacgtacgaaagatgataaaggttggtggttgaaggtgatggacggtagacacatccatctcgcagctgagtcactagttggccacaattacgctggtagactgaatagtgaggcgaaggaggacgtgataaatcaggctaagacttgggttccacctagaaagatgttggcgtccttgaaggaaaaagatccttcaaacttgactaccatccaacaaatttatggtgtttgcaagcggttcagacaatccgttcgtgggtcactgacagagatacaatacttgttgaagaagttggacggtgagaagtatgttcacttcgaacgaaatgaacccggatcggaagtgattagagatatattttgggctcatccgaatgccgtcaaacttttcaacacattcccataatttccccactttaagtggggcgggaagCCTAAGGGttggggtgttaaacccaattCCCATGGTTATGATGTGTTTGGATGCGCAAATAATAAAAGgattttttaaggaaaaatattaattttagagTAGTGTAATTTTACATCACTTATTTTGACTGATTACAGTAGGttaacatattttttaaaaaagtaaatatcattaaaaatttatcatatattaaatttctttaaaaaaatgtgttgacctgttatgaaatttaatatatgataaatttttaatgatatttaattttttaaaaaatatgttaaCCTACTGTAATCAGTCAAAATAAGTGATGTAAAATTACACTActctaaaattaatatttttccttaaaaaatcCTTTTATTATTTGCGCATCCAAACACATCATAACCATCCAAGGTTGTGTGTCTCATTCTCCCTGTTGCGCTTTTGGATGTTGGGGCTCTTCAGATCGGCTCTACTCCACTGAAATTCATCCGCCGCGCCGTCAGGAGGTcgtccgccgccgccgccggtTTCAGCAGCCAGCCCTCCTCCACCTCCCACCGGTATGATTTTGGTCTTCTCTTGCCCCTGTTTGGTATTTTGTTTCTTTGGCCTTTGCTTCTCTGCTTAGTAAACTGTGGTCTGTTTACATTGTCTAGGCATAAAGGATTCTCATAGGTAAATGCAAATGAAACCACAAATGGTGCATTCTTATAGTTAACTGGGACTGGGTAGTATTTTCCTCTACCTATAGCACATTCAGAAATGGGTTATCTATGAATTAAATTTAAGCTTGTAAAACAAGTGAATATATATACACACTAGGGTTAGGGTACCCATACCTGGAAAACATGTGAATATATATAATAGGTTGTAAAATATTTCGATGTTacagtttttgttttttctgccTAAGATTGGTTACAGTTTAGACAGCATTTTGATTTAAGAATGTAATAGGAACATATGATTATTAGATGACAATATAAAATAATTCTGCGGTAATAATAAACCAAAGTTTTATCTGTAAACGTTAATTcttattatgtttttgttttacaTGTATGCATCATGCATGTATATATCTTGCCCTAGTACCTGAACTTTTGGATCCACACTTGCAGGTCGGGCTATTGTGTACAGTGAGCCAGAGAAGAAGGTGCTGTCAAGATCCGGTGATGAATGTGTTGTAGCTTTGACAGAACAGTGGTACATTACATATGGGGAATCAGAATGGAAGAAGTTAGCTGAGGAATGCTTGTCTAGCATTAACTTGTTTTCTGATGAGACAAGACATGGATTTGAGCATACTTTAAGTTGGTTGAACCAGTGGGCTTGCTCACGATCATTTGGTCTTGGGACACGCATACCATGGGATGATCAGTTCTTAGTTGAGTCTATATCGGATTCCACTATTTACATGGCTTATTACACCATTGTCCACTATTTGCAAAATGGTGATATGTATGGATCCACTGATCAATCTGTTATTAAACCTCAACACCTGACTGATGATGTTTGGGATTATATTTTTTGTGATGGACCTTTCCCCAAGTCTACCGATATTTCATCATCACTTTTAGACATAATGAAGAAGGAATTTGAGTATTGGTATCCATTTGATGTTCGAGTTTCTGGTAAGGATCCCATCCAGAATCATCTTACTTTCTGCCTTTACAACCATACTGCAATTATGTCCAAGCACCACTGGCCCCGTGGGTTTAGATGTAATGGGCACATAAAGCTCAATAACAACAAAATGTCCAAGTCTACTGGAAATTTCAGAACTATTCGCCAGACAATTGAAGAGTATTCTGCTGATGCTACACGACTTGCTTTAGCTAATGCTGGTGATGGCGTTGATGATGCCAATTTTGAATTCAATATAGCAGATAAGACAATTAAACGACTCACTAAAGAGATTGAATGGTATGAAAAGATTTTAGCTGCAGAATCTTCTATGACAATCGGTCCTCCATCTACTTTGGCTGATCGCGTGTTTGCCAACGAGATTAACATTGCTGTCAAAACAACTGAGCAAAATTACTCCAACTACATGTTTCGAGAAGCTCTCAGGACTGGCTTTTATGAGCTTCAGATTGCTAAGGATGAGTATATATTCTCATGTGGGGTTGAAGGTTACAATCGTGAGTTGGTGTGGCGGTTTATGGATGTGCAGACACGTCTTCTAGCACCTATCTGCCCACACTATGCAGAGTTTATTTGGAGAGAGCTTTTGAAGAAGGAGGGTTTTATGGTGAAGGCAGGCTGGCCAACTGCAGATGTTCCTGATCTTACACTGAAGAGTTCCAATAAATCTCTGCATGATTCTATTATTCGTATAAGGAAGCTACTTCAGAAGCAACTTTTAGGTTCAGAGTACATGGTGACTGCAGGCTTGATATATGTAAATGAACATTTAGATGATTGGAAAGTGGAGTGCCTGAACATTCTCCGGAACAAATTTAATAGAGATACTCGAACTTTTGCTCCGGAATCAGAGATATTGGAGGCTTTGGAACATAGGGGTCACTCTTGTCAGCAATGTAGGCCTTTCTTGAATTATATGAAGGGTAAAGCCAATGAACACGGGGCTGAGGTGCTGGATTTGAGATTCAGTGAAATGGAGGTTCTTAAACAAAACTTGGACTTGATAAAGAGACAGTTAGCTCTAGAACATGTGGAAATCTTATCTGCAGCTGATGCCGATTCTGTGGCTAAAGCTGGAGATTTAGCTAATGTACTTACCCAAAATCCTTCATCCCCTGGAAATCCAACTGCTGTCTTTCTCAAAACCAAGTCTGAGAAAATTGattagttttaattttgttattttgattGTTAATTTGTGGTTATAGCCGACTTCACTATGTGAGATAAGACTTTGGTTGTCATTGATTATTAATTAGTGGTTGTTTCATGTTTGTTATTATTGAGAAACTCAAGTACTCAGCACAGACATCTGTGCTATGAAGCTTTTTAAAATGTTGCTGTCCAATTCCTATTTGATCTGATATTACCTGCTGTTTTGCCTCCCCATTTTCGTTTTCTTGCTTCATCCTTTTGCTAGATCTGGATTTTGGTCGAAAAATGCTTCAGATCATGgtccagagagagagagagagagatggggCTTCAGATCATGGTCGAAggtgttgggggagacaggggagcccatgggccgaggagcaagacaccaagagatatcaacgccacatcttaaccctaaaccttaaggcattaggtttatgggtcacatctcttataaactcttctcctcacccacacttaaccaatgtgagactccaactccgcacttgaattctcaacagaAGGAGTTTCTGAGGGTTGCCTCTGATTACCCATGTGAACCTTGTGAGTTTTCTTCCTCATCCACTGGTGGCTTTTTGGACGGTGGGTGCGTGTTGTGTGAATTCAGCAAGCGATATTTGTCAGTTGTCACACTAAATTCACATTGTTGGGCAAGTTGGTGTGATAATTTATGGTACagatttattttttacttaatgGTATGATAATGGACAATATATACAGGTGCACTATTATTTGTAATATCTCATCCCAATTAGAACAGATTTTGAAAAAGCCACTTTTGTGCAGTGTTTGTTTCTCTGCCTGTGCTCTATTTTATGCTCTTCTTTTCTTCCCCTTTCAATTCTTTCTATGCTTggttatggtggtggtgatgattgGGGTTTTGTTTTCTGGATTTTGATTTGTGTTTCTGGATTTACAAGTCTTGTTGAAGAAACTGTTCTGGAAACCTCATGATGTTGATTAGATTAGTGTTAGTAAGTTAATTAAGATTAGTTAGTtattagggttaattagggacttttaattaaataaaactgatttgtattttttttccctTGACACGTCAGCCTCATTTATCCGGTCAGCATGtctattcatcactcgccggagctccgggctccggcgaggacctgcttcAAACTTATTGCAAATGAAaggacccagatttgcaaattttcaggAATGGACTAA from Lotus japonicus ecotype B-129 chromosome 2, LjGifu_v1.2 includes:
- the LOC130739097 gene encoding histidine biosynthesis bifunctional protein hisIE, chloroplastic-like — encoded protein: MAVSYVHMLQSARGFHKCNLSFSSHEYPRRSYKTHHLVFASMHTSNPKVDSFLDSLKWDDKGLAVAIAQNVDTGAILMQGFANREAVVTTISSRKATFYSRSRSALWTKGETSNNFINVHDVFLDCDRDSIIYLGKPDGPTCHTGAETCYYTSVFDLLKEQVADGNKLALTSLYDLESTISQRKAELAEVENGKPSWTKRLLLNDELLCSKIREEANELCQTLESNEDKSRTASEMADVLYHAMVLMARKDVKMEDVLQVLRQRFSQSGIEEKRSRASQKSVDG
- the LOC130736933 gene encoding leucine--tRNA ligase, cytoplasmic-like gives rise to the protein TFGSTLAGRAIVYSEPEKKVLSRSGDECVVALTEQWYITYGESEWKKLAEECLSSINLFSDETRHGFEHTLSWLNQWACSRSFGLGTRIPWDDQFLVESISDSTIYMAYYTIVHYLQNGDMYGSTDQSVIKPQHLTDDVWDYIFCDGPFPKSTDISSSLLDIMKKEFEYWYPFDVRVSGKDPIQNHLTFCLYNHTAIMSKHHWPRGFRCNGHIKLNNNKMSKSTGNFRTIRQTIEEYSADATRLALANAGDGVDDANFEFNIADKTIKRLTKEIEWYEKILAAESSMTIGPPSTLADRVFANEINIAVKTTEQNYSNYMFREALRTGFYELQIAKDEYIFSCGVEGYNRELVWRFMDVQTRLLAPICPHYAEFIWRELLKKEGFMVKAGWPTADVPDLTLKSSNKSLHDSIIRIRKLLQKQLLGSEYMVTAGLIYVNEHLDDWKVECLNILRNKFNRDTRTFAPESEILEALEHRGHSCQQCRPFLNYMKGKANEHGAEVLDLRFSEMEVLKQNLDLIKRQLALEHVEILSAADADSVAKAGDLANVLTQNPSSPGNPTAVFLKTKSEKID